From a region of the Paenibacillus lutimineralis genome:
- the rpsJ gene encoding 30S ribosomal protein S10 — protein sequence MAKQKIRIRLKAYDHRILDQSAEKIVETAKRSGAGVSGPIPLPTEKQVITILRAVHKYKDSREQFEMRTHKRLIDIVNPTPQTVDALMRLDLPSGVDIEIKL from the coding sequence ATGGCAAAGCAAAAAATTCGTATTCGTTTGAAAGCTTACGACCACAGAATTCTTGATCAATCCGCAGAGAAAATCGTTGAAACGGCAAAACGTTCGGGTGCTGGTGTATCTGGACCGATTCCGCTTCCAACTGAAAAACAAGTGATTACTATTCTCCGTGCGGTACACAAGTACAAGGATTCTCGGGAACAATTCGAAATGCGTACTCATAAGCGTTTGATCGATATTGTGAACCCGACTCCACAAACTGTGGATGCCTTGATGCGCTTGGACCTGCCGTCCGGTGTAGATATCGAGATTAAATTGTAA
- a CDS encoding globin-coupled sensor protein, which translates to MRCPFSNLKRSFLAEHKVMFNDRSGNSPDRQIDEQTYAIEDEAEVNAQLKMIHFTDTDLDVLRQMRPVIAKHMEWIVDSFYQSVLGVDKLKEIIEQHSTIERLKQTLEGHLLEMFNGEIGQEFIMKRLAIAKVHKRVGLEPKWYLSAFQNLQNAVIQVICEQVHDEKQMLQMITTTTKLLNFEQQLVLEAYEKENIHEKEAQYEQVKQELQRKISIFSKELELKSEDTRRSVDNLITDANGVNEVIQHLADFAVSSKGLAEQGRKSLQELKNRIDYIFESMHAVEETAQHLSSFSQQIGQVAQSVENIAGQIHLLSLNAAIEAARAGEHGRGFTVVAQEVRKLSEEARFTVAQIKDKLQQSSRMTTEVIEAVGGAQQAAGQGREYSDLSRDVFLHIIGSVQRSSDEIVTVETRIKHLVYIIEEIGSAMSQVARSAEQLNAASSEL; encoded by the coding sequence ATGAGATGCCCTTTTTCTAATTTGAAGCGTTCATTCTTAGCAGAGCACAAGGTTATGTTCAACGATCGCAGTGGGAATTCTCCAGATAGGCAAATTGATGAACAAACCTATGCTATTGAGGATGAGGCGGAGGTCAATGCTCAATTGAAGATGATCCACTTCACTGATACAGATCTGGACGTTCTAAGGCAGATGCGGCCGGTTATAGCGAAGCATATGGAGTGGATCGTCGATTCTTTCTATCAGTCTGTTCTAGGTGTAGATAAGCTTAAGGAGATCATAGAGCAACATAGTACGATCGAACGACTTAAACAGACGCTGGAGGGGCATTTGCTTGAAATGTTCAACGGTGAAATCGGTCAGGAATTCATCATGAAGCGGCTGGCAATTGCAAAGGTTCATAAGCGGGTTGGGCTGGAGCCGAAGTGGTATTTATCTGCTTTTCAGAATTTGCAAAATGCCGTCATTCAGGTTATTTGTGAGCAGGTTCATGATGAGAAGCAAATGTTGCAGATGATTACCACAACAACGAAGCTGCTTAATTTTGAACAGCAATTAGTGCTTGAAGCTTACGAGAAAGAGAATATTCACGAGAAGGAAGCACAGTATGAACAAGTCAAACAGGAACTCCAACGAAAGATCAGCATATTCAGTAAAGAATTGGAGCTGAAGAGTGAAGATACACGGCGATCTGTAGATAACCTTATCACTGATGCAAATGGGGTAAATGAGGTTATTCAGCACTTGGCTGATTTTGCTGTGTCATCTAAAGGCTTGGCTGAACAAGGCAGAAAGAGTCTTCAGGAACTGAAAAACCGTATCGATTATATTTTTGAGAGCATGCATGCTGTGGAGGAGACAGCACAACACTTAAGCAGCTTCTCACAGCAGATCGGGCAAGTAGCTCAATCGGTCGAGAATATCGCTGGACAGATTCATTTACTCTCGCTTAATGCGGCCATTGAAGCAGCGAGAGCCGGTGAACATGGGCGAGGATTTACAGTGGTAGCGCAGGAGGTCAGGAAGCTATCAGAGGAAGCGAGGTTTACGGTTGCACAAATCAAGGACAAACTTCAGCAATCCTCGAGAATGACAACAGAAGTAATTGAGGCTGTTGGAGGTGCGCAGCAGGCAGCTGGTCAAGGAAGAGAGTATTCAGATTTAAGCAGAGATGTGTTTCTTCATATTATAGGGTCCGTACAGCGCAGCTCGGATGAGATTGTAACTGTGGAGACCCGGATCAAACATCTCGTCTATATAATAGAAGAAATCGGATCAGCCATGTCTCAGGTCGCCAGATCAGCAGAGCAATTGAACGCGGCATCCTCAGAATTATAA
- the rplC gene encoding 50S ribosomal protein L3, which translates to MKGILGKKLGMTQVFTPEGNVIPVTVIEASSNVVLQKKDVENDGYEAIQLGYSDKKESRVTKPEAGHAKKANTTPKRYVREVRGVDLAGYEVGQEVKVDVFAEGEFVDVTGISKGKGFQGVIKRWGQSRGPMSHGSRYHRRPGSMGSIQANRVPKGKRLPGHMGSDTVTIQNLEIVRVDAERNVLLVKGSIPGPKNSFVKVKESIKK; encoded by the coding sequence ATGAAAGGTATCTTAGGGAAAAAGCTCGGAATGACTCAAGTATTTACCCCAGAAGGTAATGTCATTCCTGTAACAGTTATTGAAGCAAGTTCTAACGTAGTTCTGCAAAAGAAAGACGTAGAGAACGATGGCTATGAAGCGATCCAACTTGGTTACTCCGATAAGAAAGAAAGCAGAGTAACTAAGCCAGAAGCTGGCCATGCGAAAAAGGCAAATACAACGCCTAAGCGCTACGTTCGCGAAGTTCGCGGTGTTGACTTGGCAGGATATGAAGTTGGCCAGGAGGTCAAGGTTGATGTTTTTGCTGAGGGCGAATTTGTTGACGTAACAGGTATTTCGAAGGGTAAAGGTTTCCAAGGTGTAATCAAGCGTTGGGGACAAAGCCGCGGACCTATGTCTCACGGTTCCCGTTACCATCGTAGACCTGGTTCCATGGGTTCCATCCAAGCAAACCGTGTTCCTAAGGGCAAACGCCTTCCAGGACATATGGGTAGCGACACTGTTACGATTCAAAACCTTGAAATCGTGAGAGTTGATGCAGAACGTAATGTGCTGCTCGTTAAAGGTTCGATCCCAGGTCCTAAAAATAGTTTCGTAAAAGTTAAAGAATCCATTAAAAAATAA